The DNA region GATTCCACCGGGGGGCGGGATCCAGGCACTGGTGCGGGGGTATTCGCACTGGTCGGGTAGGTCGGGATCCTCGGGGGAGGAGAACCCGGCCGCCCGTCTCACGAGAGGGAACGAGGCCGCCGATCTGGGGAACGGCGGCCTCCCGCACGTTCGATCCGAGGATCGGGAAGAACTTCTCGAAAGAATTTCGAGAAGTCGCGTAATGAATCGGGAGGAGCGTCGTCTCATCCCATAGAGACAGCCGTGAGGATTCCACCGGGGGGCGGGATCCAGGCACTGGTGCGGGGGCATTCGCACTGGTCGGGCAGGTCGGGATCCTCGGGGGAGGAGAACCCGGCCGCCCGTCTCACGAGGGGGAACGAGGCCGCCGATCTGGGGAACGGCGGCCTCCCGCCCCGTCACACATGCATGACCGGAGAGCGCAGAGCTGCGCGTCGCGCGCGGCGCCGTCTCAGACGAGCAGCCGGGGTCCTGACCACACGCGCGCGACGCGCAGTTCCGCATCCAGGAGCACGGCATCGCCGAGCATCCCGTTGCGCAGACCGCCGAGAGCAGAATCGCGGCCGATCGCCCGTGCCGGCGTCTCCGTGAGCGCGCGAACGGCCTCGGGCAGCGACACGCCTGCCTGCACGGCCCGCCGCAGGGCCACGTCCTGCGTCAGCGTCGATCCGGCGATCGATCCGGTGTCGTCAGCCCTCGCCACGCCGTCGCGCACCGTGACGCTCACCGCGCCGAGGTCGTAGTGGCCGTCGGCACTCCCGGCGGCCGCCATCGCATCGGTGATCAGCGCGACCCGCCGGGGGGCGGAGTCGAAGACGAGCTTGACGACGTGCGGGTCCAGATGCACGTTGTCGGCGATGGCCTCGAGCACCACACGATGATCGGCCGCCGCCGCGAGAACCGGCCCCGGAGCGCGGTGATGGATCCCCGGCATCGCGTTGAACGCGTGGGTGAGGATGGAGGCTCCCGCCTCGAACGCGGCGATCGCCATGGCGGCATCCGCATCGGTGTGGCCGACGGCGGCCGCAGAGCCCGCTGCCACGATCTGTCGGATCGCGTCGATCCCGCCGGGGAGCTCCGGCGCGATGGTGACCTGACGGACGGTGCCGCGGCCGGCATCCAGGAGGCGGGAGACATCCGCGGCCGCCGGATGGCGGAGAAGCGAGGGTTCGTGGGCTCCGTGATGCCCGGGGTCGAGGAAGGGCCCCTCGAGGTGCGATCCCAGGATGTCGGTATCCGTCGAGGTCAGATCCGCGATGAGCGCGACACTGCGGGCGAGGGAGTCCAGCGACGCGGTCACGAGCGAGATGACCGCGCGGGTGGTGCCGTGCGCGCGGTGCAGGTCTCGTCCGGTGCGGATCGCCTCCACGCCGTCGTCGAACGCGGCACCGGCGCCTCCGTGCCCGTGGATGTCGATGAAGCCGGGAGTGAGCAGGGCGCCCGCGCCGGCGACGGCGGTCGCGTCGACGATCTCGTCCGCCGGCGTCCACTCCGATCCCGTCCCGCGGGCCGTCACGACACCGTCCTCGACCCGGATCCAGCCGTCCTCGACGATGTCGCCGTGATCGATGATCCGCGCCGAGTGGATGACCAGCGAACCGGTCGAAGAGGAGTGGGTGCTCAACGTGCGCTCCAGGGGATCTCGTCTGCGGGGTGGAAATCGACCCCTTCAGCCTTCCACAGCGGCGCCAACGACCCGACCCGCAGGCGGAACGACTCCCATGTGCGCTCCGGTGTCTCTCGTGGCGACCAGGCGACCTCGGCCTGCGCAGCGGCGCGCGGGAAGACCAGCTGCTCGACCTCGTCGATCGTGCGGGTGGTCTCCGACCAGAGAGGGGCCTCCACACCGAGGATCGCGGCCTCGGGGACGTCGAGCACCGCGGTGGGCTCCCACTCGTAGGCGGAGCGGACGTCGATGATCGCCGCCCAGGTGAGTCCGAGGGGGAAGTCCTCCGTGTACTTCATGTCGAGGTAGGTGACGTCAGCCGCCGACATGAGGAGAGCGCCGCCCCGCTCGACGAAATGGGCGGCCTCCTCGGCGTGCGTGCCTTCGGGCGTGGTCTTCCCCCAGTACTGCCCGACGGTGCCCTCGGCGATGTTCGCCGCGGAGCCCATCTCGTGCCAGGCCATCGGGATCTTCCCCTCTTCCACGACGATCGAGGTCGCGCGCGCGGCGAACAGATCGAAGTCGGCCTGGGGAGTGCCGAGCGACTCGTCGCCGCCGATGTGGATGTACGGCCCCGGCGTCATCTCGGCCAACTCGCGGACGACGTCGCGCACGAACTCGTACGTGCGCTCCTCGTGGATGCGGACGCTGGAATGGCCGACACCCCAGCCGAGGTAGGTCTCGCCGGCGACGGGCAACGGCTGGCCCAGACGCGCGGAATCCGCGATGAGGTTGTCGTTCAGCACCGGCGCCTCGACGAGCTCGGGGTAGGCCACGCCGATCGCGTGGGTGTGCCCGGGCAGGTCGATCTCGGGGATCACGATCATGTGGCGCGAGGCGGCGTACGCCACGAGCTCGCGGTAGTCGTCCTTCGAGTAGAAGCCGCCGGGGTCGCCGTTCGCCGACGTGCCGGAGGCGCGCTCGGTGAGCAGCGGCCAGGAGTCGATGTGCACGCGCCACCCCTGGTCGTCGCTCAGGTGCAGGTGCAGGTGGTTGAACTTGAGCGCACTCGTGCTGTCGATGAACCTCTTCACATCGTCGACGCCGAAGAAGTGCCGGGCGACGTCGAGCATGACGCCCCGTCGCGGGAAACGCGGGGAGTCCGCGACGTCGGCGCGGAGCAGCGCCCAACCGGAGTCGTCCTGGCGCAGCAGCTGCAGCAGTGTCTGCACACCGTAGAAGAGCCCTGCCTCGTCGGCCCCGACGACGATGGCCTGATCGCCGATCTCGAGTGTGTAGCCTTCCGGCGCCGAGGATTCCGGGTCGACGATCAACTCGATGTCGGCGAGGGCCTCGTCGACGACGGAGAGCCGGATGCCACTGCGGCGCTCGACCGCGTCGATCAGCTGGGCGGCTGCGGGGGAGGAACCGCGCACGCGCGTCTTCGCGGTGATCGGCATCCGTCCCTCTCGTGCGACGGCGGACACGGGCACGGGAACGAGCGGAAGAGGATGAGGAAGGACCATGAACAAAACCTACCCGTCGGTGCCGCTCAGCGGAATGGCAGAACTCGAATCGATTCTGCGACCGCCATGAGACGGCAGCGTGCGCGGCGGCTCGCATCGGCTATGCTCGTAACCGTCGCGACTGGCGTCTGGGTGGACTACCACCGGGGAGCGACTGACCACGGAATTCGACCGCGCGCCTGGGCCGATAGGAACACCCCTTTCGAATCCGTTGTCAAAGGAGCACGTCATCATGACCGACCGTTACTTCAACGCCCCGCTTTCCGAGGTCGACCCCGAGATCGCTCAGGTCCTGGATCGCGAGCTGAAGCGCCAGCAGACCTTCCTCGAGATGATCGCGTCGGAGAACTTCGTGCCCGTCTCGGTGCTGCAGTCGCAGGGCTCCGTGCTCACGAACAAGTACGCGGAGGGCTACCCCGGACGCCGCTACTACGGTGGCTGCGAAGAGGTCGACGTCGCGGAGTCCCTCGCGATCGAGCGGGCGAAGAGCCTGTTCGGTGCGGAGTTCGCGAACGTGCAGCCGCACTCCGGCGCCTCCGCGAACGCGGCGGTCCTGCACGCGATCGCCCGTCCCGGCGACACCCTGCTCGGTCTGTCCCTCGACCAGGGCGGCCACCTCACGCACGGCATGAAGATCAACTTCTCCGGCCGTCTGTACGACATCGTCGCCTACGGTGTCGACCCCGAGACCTCGACGATCGACATGGCGGAGGTGCGTCGCCTAGCGATCGAGCACAAGCCGAAGGTCATCATCGCCGGCTGGTCGGCCTACCCGCGCACGATGGACTTCGCCGCGTTCCGTGAGATCGCCGACGAGGTCGGCGCGCTGCTCTGGGTCGACATGGCGCACTTCGCCGGTCTGGTCGCCGCAGGTCTGCACCCGAACCCGGTGCCCCACGCACACGTCGTCTCCTCGACCGTGCACAAGACGATCGGCGGCCCGCGCTCGGGCTTCATCCTCACCAACGACGCCGAGCTCGCCAAGAAGATCAACACCGCGGTGTTCCCCGGGCAGCAGGGCGGACCGCTCATGCACGTGATCGCGGCCAAGGCCACGGCGTTCAAGCTCGCCGGCACTCCCGAGTTCAAGGAGCGCCAGGAGCGTGTGCTGCGCGGGGCGAAGCTCATCGCCGAGCGCCTGTCGCAGCAGGACGTGAAGGACGCCGGCATCTCCGTACGTTCGGGCGGCACCGACGTGCACCTGGTTCTGGTCGACCTGCGCGACGCCGAGATCGACGGCAAGCAGTCCGAGGATCTCCTGCACGACATCCACATCACCGTGAACCGCAACGCCGTCCCGAACGACCCGCGTCCGCCCATGGTGACCTCGGGCCTGCGCATCGGCACGCCCGCGCTCGCGACCCGCGGCTTCGGTGATGCCGAGTTCACCGAGGTGGCCGACATCATCGCCCTCGCGCTGCTCCCGGGGGCCGACGTCGAGGCCCTGCGCGCCCGCGTCGACGCCCTGGCCGCCGCGTTCCCGCTCTACCCGGACCTGCAGCAGTAATTCCGCAGCACCTCCCTCTCGCGAGTGCACGGGGTACTGCCGAGCGCACGGCTTGTCGACGTGAACAAGCCGTGCGCTCGACGGGAGGCCGTGCACTCGGCGGTGACGACGTAAGGAAGACACCATGACCGCGAAGATCCTCGACGGGAAGGCGGCTTCGGCCGCGATCCGGGCCGAGCTCACCGAGCGCGTCGCCGCGCTGAAGAGCAAGGGGGTGACGCCCGGGATCGCCACCGTGCTCGTGGGCGCCGACCCGGCGTCGCAGCTGTACGTGGGTATGAAGCATCGGCAGTCCGAGGCGATCGGGATGAACTCGATCCAGCGCGAGCTGCCGGCGGAAGCGACCCAGGCCGACGTCGAAGCGCTGATCGACGAGCTCAACGCCGACCCGGCCTGCCACGGTTACATCGTGCAGCTGCCGCTGCCCAAGCATCTGGACACCGACGCGATTCTCGAGCGGATCGACCCGGCCAAGGATGCCGACGGCCTGCACCCGACCAACCTCGGGCGCCTGGTGCTGAACGTCAACAGCCCGATCCACACGCCGCTGCCATGCACGCCGCGCGGGGTCATCGAACTGCTGTTGCGCAACGACTACGACCTCAAGGGCAAGCATGTCGTGGTGGTCGGGCGCGGCGTCACGATCGGACGCTCGATCGGACTGCTGCTCACCCGGCGCGACCTGAACGCCACGGT from Microbacterium sp. SY138 includes:
- a CDS encoding bifunctional methylenetetrahydrofolate dehydrogenase/methenyltetrahydrofolate cyclohydrolase, which produces MTAKILDGKAASAAIRAELTERVAALKSKGVTPGIATVLVGADPASQLYVGMKHRQSEAIGMNSIQRELPAEATQADVEALIDELNADPACHGYIVQLPLPKHLDTDAILERIDPAKDADGLHPTNLGRLVLNVNSPIHTPLPCTPRGVIELLLRNDYDLKGKHVVVVGRGVTIGRSIGLLLTRRDLNATVTLTHTGTVDMPRYLREADVIVAAAGVKHLIRAEDVKPGAAVLDVGVTRETDEETGKSLVFGDVAPDVADVAGYISPNPGGVGPMTVALLMTNVVEAAERSL
- the glyA gene encoding serine hydroxymethyltransferase, whose product is MTDRYFNAPLSEVDPEIAQVLDRELKRQQTFLEMIASENFVPVSVLQSQGSVLTNKYAEGYPGRRYYGGCEEVDVAESLAIERAKSLFGAEFANVQPHSGASANAAVLHAIARPGDTLLGLSLDQGGHLTHGMKINFSGRLYDIVAYGVDPETSTIDMAEVRRLAIEHKPKVIIAGWSAYPRTMDFAAFREIADEVGALLWVDMAHFAGLVAAGLHPNPVPHAHVVSSTVHKTIGGPRSGFILTNDAELAKKINTAVFPGQQGGPLMHVIAAKATAFKLAGTPEFKERQERVLRGAKLIAERLSQQDVKDAGISVRSGGTDVHLVLVDLRDAEIDGKQSEDLLHDIHITVNRNAVPNDPRPPMVTSGLRIGTPALATRGFGDAEFTEVADIIALALLPGADVEALRARVDALAAAFPLYPDLQQ
- a CDS encoding family 20 glycosylhydrolase, which gives rise to MVLPHPLPLVPVPVSAVAREGRMPITAKTRVRGSSPAAAQLIDAVERRSGIRLSVVDEALADIELIVDPESSAPEGYTLEIGDQAIVVGADEAGLFYGVQTLLQLLRQDDSGWALLRADVADSPRFPRRGVMLDVARHFFGVDDVKRFIDSTSALKFNHLHLHLSDDQGWRVHIDSWPLLTERASGTSANGDPGGFYSKDDYRELVAYAASRHMIVIPEIDLPGHTHAIGVAYPELVEAPVLNDNLIADSARLGQPLPVAGETYLGWGVGHSSVRIHEERTYEFVRDVVRELAEMTPGPYIHIGGDESLGTPQADFDLFAARATSIVVEEGKIPMAWHEMGSAANIAEGTVGQYWGKTTPEGTHAEEAAHFVERGGALLMSAADVTYLDMKYTEDFPLGLTWAAIIDVRSAYEWEPTAVLDVPEAAILGVEAPLWSETTRTIDEVEQLVFPRAAAQAEVAWSPRETPERTWESFRLRVGSLAPLWKAEGVDFHPADEIPWSAR
- the nagA gene encoding N-acetylglucosamine-6-phosphate deacetylase — protein: MSTHSSSTGSLVIHSARIIDHGDIVEDGWIRVEDGVVTARGTGSEWTPADEIVDATAVAGAGALLTPGFIDIHGHGGAGAAFDDGVEAIRTGRDLHRAHGTTRAVISLVTASLDSLARSVALIADLTSTDTDILGSHLEGPFLDPGHHGAHEPSLLRHPAAADVSRLLDAGRGTVRQVTIAPELPGGIDAIRQIVAAGSAAAVGHTDADAAMAIAAFEAGASILTHAFNAMPGIHHRAPGPVLAAAADHRVVLEAIADNVHLDPHVVKLVFDSAPRRVALITDAMAAAGSADGHYDLGAVSVTVRDGVARADDTGSIAGSTLTQDVALRRAVQAGVSLPEAVRALTETPARAIGRDSALGGLRNGMLGDAVLLDAELRVARVWSGPRLLV